One window from the genome of Acidimicrobiia bacterium encodes:
- a CDS encoding SDR family oxidoreductase, translated as MTRANKDSAESSTTGQQRVLITAGASGIGAAMVTAFLDDEAQVHVADLPGQLHDLPPGVTATAADVSDPDQVDQLFDEAVQVMGGVDVLCNNVGIAGPTGALEELEVSEWDRTMAVNVRSMFLCCRRAIPLMRAQESGIILNTASTAGLVGYPLRSPYAASKWAVVGLSATLAMELGEFNIRVNTLCPGSVGGDRMDRVIAAEAVALGLSETVIRERYQDQVSMRSFIEGADVAAMAVFLASPAARFVNGQVISVDGGLETLRTVFRR; from the coding sequence ATGACGAGAGCGAACAAAGATTCTGCTGAGAGTTCAACTACTGGGCAGCAAAGGGTATTGATTACGGCAGGAGCCTCAGGTATTGGCGCGGCCATGGTGACTGCTTTTTTAGACGATGAGGCTCAAGTGCATGTTGCTGACTTGCCGGGGCAACTCCACGACCTTCCTCCCGGAGTTACGGCCACCGCCGCAGACGTGTCGGACCCTGACCAGGTAGATCAACTTTTTGACGAAGCGGTGCAGGTCATGGGTGGGGTAGATGTGTTGTGCAACAACGTGGGCATCGCTGGGCCAACCGGGGCGCTAGAGGAACTTGAGGTATCCGAGTGGGACCGAACGATGGCCGTCAACGTGCGCTCCATGTTTCTTTGTTGCCGTCGGGCCATCCCGTTGATGAGAGCCCAAGAGTCCGGAATTATTTTGAATACGGCTTCCACGGCGGGCTTAGTGGGCTACCCCTTGCGGAGCCCTTACGCCGCTTCAAAATGGGCGGTGGTGGGGTTAAGCGCCACCTTGGCCATGGAGTTGGGTGAGTTCAATATTCGGGTGAATACCTTATGCCCGGGTTCGGTGGGTGGTGACCGCATGGATCGAGTAATCGCTGCCGAAGCTGTTGCGCTGGGTCTCTCTGAAACGGTTATTCGTGAGCGTTACCAGGACCAAGTGTCCATGCGGTCGTTTATCGAAGGAGCGGATGTGGCTGCTATGGCAGTTTTTCTAGCTTCACCGGCGGCGCGTTTTGTTAACGGGCAGGTCATCTCGGTTGATGGTGGTTTGGAAACCCTGCGTACCGTTTTCCGCCGATAA
- a CDS encoding FAD-dependent oxidoreductase — MSEFPTNAKVVVIGAGIVGNCLVGHLARLGWTDLVLIEKGPLPNPGGSTGHASNFIFPVDHNKEMALLGEQSADQYRDMDLSVDSGGIEVARTQERMDELDRRMTSAKAWGIEAHLLSPAEVKELVPFINEEVILGGFYCPTVSVVDSLETGTVMRKEAIETAGCQVFANTEVLDIETTQGEGGVTTVSAVVTDKGRIEAEYVVVACGVWSNRIANMAGATIPLVPTVHQMADVGPMDILAETNNEIGYPIVRDMDTFCYERQSSGSMEVGSYGHRAILHHPDEIPSNQEAALSPTEMPFTPDDFDDQMETAIELIDMLGDAEIKYAINGLLSLTPDGMPCLGETIEVRNLWSAAAVWVKEGPGMAQVVAEWMTYGYPRVIDAHGADLARFYEGERSDEHIWSRADESFIKTYGIVHPAEQWEGRRNIDVGPYFSRQEDLDAMFFQARTWERPQWYGANADLVERYDLSERTVEWDNRWWSPITVGEHLNLRENCGLVDLSAFQIYELEGPGAVQYADYLAVNKVDVAVGRSIYTPWLTPDGGFHSDLTMMRTAQDKVRIVTGVFDGGRDSFWVNRHMPLDGSVKFTNITKQVTTLGLWGPNAPTVLGQLTDADLSQNGSPYGSVIDVEIAGLPCTLFRVSYVGDTGWEIYTNWANGPALWDALMAAGADQGIRPTGGGVYGSSGRLEKGYRLMGAELESEYNPLEAGLARPKVKAADFIGKEAYLAAREGTTEVAMCTLTVEDQTDSQGHQRFMQGGNEPILTLDGGRIVDSHGRASRVTSAGFGPSVGKHLLMAYLPTELAAPGTDLQVMYMNELFPVKVGSTGAIFDPENTRLKS, encoded by the coding sequence ATGAGCGAATTTCCCACTAACGCCAAAGTCGTGGTTATCGGGGCCGGCATCGTCGGCAACTGTTTAGTAGGTCACTTGGCCCGCTTGGGTTGGACCGACCTTGTTCTCATAGAAAAAGGGCCTCTTCCTAACCCCGGCGGCTCCACTGGCCACGCCTCAAACTTCATTTTTCCGGTTGACCACAATAAAGAAATGGCCCTGCTAGGCGAGCAAAGCGCCGACCAATACCGAGACATGGACCTCTCAGTAGATTCTGGCGGCATCGAAGTCGCCCGTACCCAAGAACGCATGGATGAACTTGACCGCCGCATGACCTCCGCTAAAGCCTGGGGTATCGAAGCCCACCTACTCAGCCCAGCCGAAGTAAAAGAACTCGTTCCCTTCATCAACGAAGAGGTCATCTTGGGCGGTTTCTACTGCCCAACCGTTTCGGTCGTTGACTCGCTAGAAACCGGCACCGTAATGCGCAAAGAAGCCATCGAAACCGCCGGCTGTCAAGTATTCGCCAACACCGAAGTTCTGGACATCGAAACCACCCAAGGCGAAGGCGGCGTCACCACGGTGAGCGCCGTAGTCACCGACAAAGGCCGTATCGAAGCCGAGTACGTGGTCGTGGCCTGCGGCGTGTGGTCAAACCGCATCGCCAACATGGCCGGAGCCACCATCCCCTTGGTGCCCACCGTGCACCAAATGGCCGACGTGGGCCCCATGGACATCTTGGCCGAAACCAACAACGAAATCGGCTACCCCATCGTGCGCGACATGGACACCTTCTGTTACGAGCGCCAATCCTCAGGCTCCATGGAAGTCGGCTCCTACGGCCACCGGGCCATCTTGCATCACCCCGATGAAATCCCCTCCAACCAAGAAGCCGCCTTATCGCCCACCGAAATGCCCTTCACCCCCGATGACTTCGATGACCAAATGGAAACAGCCATCGAACTCATAGACATGCTTGGCGACGCCGAAATAAAATACGCCATCAATGGTTTGCTGTCTTTAACACCCGACGGCATGCCCTGCCTCGGCGAAACTATTGAGGTACGTAACCTTTGGTCAGCGGCCGCCGTTTGGGTAAAAGAAGGCCCCGGCATGGCTCAAGTAGTCGCCGAATGGATGACCTACGGCTACCCCCGAGTTATCGACGCCCACGGCGCAGACCTGGCTCGCTTTTACGAAGGCGAACGCTCCGACGAACACATCTGGTCACGAGCCGACGAAAGCTTCATCAAAACCTACGGCATCGTGCACCCCGCCGAGCAATGGGAAGGGCGCCGCAACATCGACGTCGGCCCCTATTTCTCACGCCAAGAAGACCTCGACGCCATGTTTTTCCAAGCCCGCACCTGGGAACGCCCCCAGTGGTACGGCGCCAACGCCGACCTTGTCGAGCGCTACGACCTTTCGGAACGCACCGTGGAATGGGACAACCGGTGGTGGAGCCCCATCACCGTTGGCGAACACCTCAACCTGCGAGAAAACTGCGGCCTAGTAGACCTCAGCGCCTTCCAAATCTACGAACTCGAAGGCCCGGGGGCCGTCCAGTACGCCGACTACCTCGCCGTAAATAAAGTAGACGTCGCCGTAGGCCGCTCTATCTACACCCCGTGGCTAACCCCCGACGGCGGTTTCCACTCTGACCTCACCATGATGCGCACCGCCCAAGACAAGGTACGCATCGTCACCGGGGTATTCGACGGCGGCCGTGACTCTTTCTGGGTCAACCGCCACATGCCCCTCGACGGTTCGGTGAAGTTCACCAACATCACCAAACAGGTCACCACCTTAGGTTTATGGGGCCCCAACGCCCCGACCGTGTTAGGCCAACTCACCGATGCTGACCTTTCACAAAACGGATCACCTTACGGCTCGGTCATAGACGTAGAAATTGCTGGCCTGCCCTGCACCCTCTTTAGAGTTTCTTACGTGGGCGATACCGGTTGGGAAATCTACACCAACTGGGCCAACGGGCCCGCTTTGTGGGATGCCCTCATGGCCGCTGGCGCCGACCAAGGTATTCGCCCCACCGGCGGCGGCGTTTACGGCAGCTCCGGACGCTTAGAAAAGGGTTACCGCCTGATGGGCGCCGAATTGGAAAGCGAATACAACCCGTTAGAAGCCGGGTTGGCTCGCCCCAAGGTAAAAGCCGCCGACTTTATTGGTAAAGAGGCCTACCTAGCGGCCCGTGAAGGGACCACTGAAGTAGCAATGTGCACCCTGACCGTAGAAGACCAAACCGATAGCCAAGGCCACCAACGCTTTATGCAGGGTGGGAACGAACCCATCTTGACGTTAGATGGCGGTCGCATTGTGGACTCCCACGGGCGAGCCAGTCGAGTAACCTCAGCCGGCTTTGGTCCCTCTGTTGGCAAGCACCTGCTTATGGCCTACTTGCCCACCGAACTGGCGGCACCCGGTACCGATCTGCAGGTCATGTACATGAACGAACTGTTCCCGGTCAAGGTGGGCTCTACCGGTGCCATCTTTGATCCGGAAAACACTCGTCTCAAGTCCTAG
- a CDS encoding EamA family transporter, with product MSAIYGVAAALGVGVGDHFTRNSSDRATISQSLGAFLFGGFFLALTAAAVAGSEWRTVDLLIGAASGFIGVAALGALYLGYQSANVAVVGPPAAVLSVALPTVFSLLWGNAPSSAVLGGIALGVLSVLLITFDPNFTGDLKKGVLFSALSGVSYAALFVVLDLASPESGHWPMVSQRLVGFGVFAFLSKRATVSIFPDRRAIGLASLGAFWGGLGALSFLYGLQHGDLAPVAAAGTQYAAVTVACGWLFRGETLRLWQWLGLLGTMGSLTLIVFG from the coding sequence ATGTCGGCGATTTATGGAGTAGCAGCAGCACTAGGGGTCGGGGTGGGCGATCATTTCACCCGCAACTCCTCAGACCGTGCCACCATCAGTCAGTCGTTAGGGGCGTTCCTTTTTGGCGGTTTTTTTCTTGCTCTCACCGCAGCAGCGGTAGCGGGTAGCGAGTGGCGAACCGTTGACTTGTTGATCGGAGCGGCCAGCGGGTTTATCGGAGTGGCTGCGTTGGGCGCGCTTTACTTGGGTTACCAGTCGGCCAACGTGGCAGTCGTGGGCCCTCCGGCTGCTGTTCTCTCAGTGGCCTTACCTACGGTGTTTTCTTTACTTTGGGGAAACGCTCCGTCATCAGCAGTATTAGGTGGCATTGCTTTGGGAGTGCTTTCTGTACTGCTCATTACCTTTGATCCGAATTTTACGGGCGACTTAAAAAAGGGCGTGCTTTTTAGTGCTCTCTCCGGAGTCAGTTACGCCGCTCTTTTCGTGGTGCTTGACCTGGCCTCTCCAGAGAGCGGGCATTGGCCGATGGTTTCGCAAAGGTTGGTGGGTTTTGGAGTTTTTGCTTTTTTGAGCAAACGGGCCACGGTTTCGATATTTCCAGATCGACGAGCGATTGGGCTAGCCAGCCTGGGCGCTTTTTGGGGCGGGCTAGGCGCATTGTCTTTTCTTTACGGCTTGCAACATGGCGACCTCGCCCCAGTTGCTGCCGCCGGTACGCAGTACGCCGCCGTCACCGTGGCCTGTGGTTGGCTTTTTCGGGGAGAAACTCTACGCCTCTGGCAATGGCTAGGGCTGTTGGGCACTATGGGTTCGCTGACCCTCATTGTCTTTGGCTAA
- a CDS encoding DUF1015 domain-containing protein encodes MSVLRPFPGLLVKPEWADRVTTGPYDAYSPAERVAIIADNPYSFLHVTRSREDLPLEQRDDIGNLLASCAEAMQRLHDAEAYRCYDELSLFLYRMTIDGHQQTGIMGLVPVTEDDDRRILRHEAVRPGRTDLLARHLVEVGSSSSPVSLTYRSDSALEKEVHRLCNSEPALVSTSDGVDQEVWVVSGPEAQHLADLVGDRTLYVTDGHHRLAAAATARDLFDGVGGPLDWTQVVLFPDTEMLVLPFHRRIHDRQERTAQQLFADLAVIGTLIPKENAEQARPEHGQVGIFINGSWFCMDLPEARGALAVDQLDVSRLQHGVLNPVYDIKDPGNDPSIDYLPEPVGLFALETRCLDDNATGFVMHPTSVAELMAVADTGERMPPKSSYFEPKPQSGVFIRCLDREPGWEAPYG; translated from the coding sequence ATGAGCGTACTTCGCCCCTTCCCTGGCCTTTTAGTAAAACCCGAGTGGGCCGACCGGGTAACTACCGGCCCTTACGATGCTTACTCCCCCGCTGAGCGGGTGGCCATCATCGCCGACAACCCCTACAGTTTTCTTCACGTGACCCGTTCACGTGAAGACCTTCCTTTAGAACAACGTGACGATATTGGCAACCTGTTGGCCAGTTGCGCTGAAGCCATGCAACGGTTGCATGATGCTGAGGCTTACCGCTGTTACGACGAACTTTCGTTGTTCCTTTACCGCATGACCATTGACGGTCATCAACAAACCGGCATCATGGGTTTGGTGCCAGTAACCGAAGACGACGACCGGAGGATTTTGCGCCACGAAGCGGTGCGCCCTGGTCGCACCGATTTACTGGCTCGCCATCTTGTTGAAGTTGGGTCTTCATCAAGCCCGGTTTCGTTGACCTACCGCAGCGATTCAGCGCTCGAAAAAGAAGTCCATCGTTTGTGTAATAGCGAACCCGCCCTTGTTTCAACCAGCGATGGTGTCGATCAAGAAGTGTGGGTGGTTTCTGGCCCAGAGGCTCAACATCTGGCTGATTTGGTTGGAGACCGCACCCTTTATGTCACCGACGGGCACCACCGTTTAGCGGCCGCCGCTACCGCACGTGACCTTTTTGACGGAGTTGGTGGCCCGCTGGATTGGACCCAAGTGGTTTTGTTCCCCGACACCGAAATGCTGGTCTTGCCTTTTCATCGGCGTATCCACGACCGCCAAGAGCGCACCGCTCAGCAACTTTTCGCTGACCTTGCAGTCATCGGAACCCTGATCCCGAAAGAAAATGCTGAGCAGGCCCGCCCAGAACACGGTCAAGTTGGGATATTCATCAACGGCTCATGGTTCTGCATGGACCTTCCGGAAGCCCGTGGAGCATTGGCTGTTGACCAACTCGACGTTTCCCGTTTGCAACACGGTGTGTTGAACCCGGTGTATGACATCAAGGACCCTGGGAATGACCCCTCCATTGATTATCTTCCCGAACCGGTTGGTTTGTTTGCTTTAGAGACCCGTTGCTTAGATGACAACGCCACCGGGTTCGTCATGCACCCCACCTCGGTCGCTGAGTTAATGGCGGTGGCCGATACTGGCGAACGCATGCCGCCAAAATCCTCTTACTTTGAACCCAAACCTCAGTCAGGGGTTTTCATTCGTTGCTTGGATCGTGAACCGGGGTGGGAAGCCCCCTACGGATGA
- a CDS encoding electron transfer flavoprotein beta subunit/FixA family protein gives MRLLVCVKRVPAPGARINITADEQAVDSAHLGFTTSPHEECALEEAVQIAEAHEGQVTVLTLGPAEAEEQLRYAASVGANHFVLLPITEVDWDAQRTAAALAKAISDLEEAEGPFDLVLFGNESADAGGFQVGVRVAHALGRPIVNGIKGIDVAEGTVTARREIDGGFEVYEIPTPAVLGIKEGINLPRYPTMKGRLASKKAVIEATEPTSEPGGQKRRRLHRPEEAASTTVILGEGPEAAPAVVDLLEELGVLS, from the coding sequence ATGCGACTTTTGGTTTGTGTTAAGCGTGTGCCGGCGCCCGGAGCACGCATCAATATTACGGCCGATGAACAAGCAGTGGATTCCGCTCACCTTGGTTTTACCACCAGCCCCCACGAAGAATGTGCGCTGGAAGAAGCAGTACAAATTGCTGAAGCCCACGAAGGCCAGGTCACGGTGCTTACCTTGGGACCCGCCGAAGCCGAAGAACAATTGCGCTACGCAGCCAGCGTGGGAGCAAACCACTTCGTCTTATTGCCTATAACCGAAGTGGACTGGGATGCCCAACGCACCGCAGCGGCCTTAGCTAAAGCTATCAGCGACCTTGAAGAGGCCGAAGGGCCATTCGATTTGGTACTTTTCGGCAACGAATCTGCCGATGCCGGCGGGTTTCAAGTAGGGGTACGCGTTGCTCACGCCTTGGGCCGCCCCATTGTCAACGGTATTAAAGGCATAGACGTAGCCGAAGGCACGGTCACCGCTCGTCGTGAAATAGACGGAGGTTTCGAAGTTTATGAAATACCCACCCCGGCCGTTTTGGGTATTAAAGAAGGTATCAACTTGCCTCGTTACCCAACCATGAAGGGTCGCTTGGCTTCGAAAAAAGCAGTAATAGAAGCCACCGAACCTACCTCCGAACCGGGCGGCCAAAAGCGACGCCGATTGCATCGCCCTGAAGAAGCGGCCTCCACTACAGTAATTCTTGGCGAAGGCCCCGAGGCGGCCCCGGCCGTTGTTGACTTGTTAGAAGAACTTGGGGTGCTGTCATGA
- the pabB gene encoding aminodeoxychorismate synthase component I: MSQAAVRQALLQYPLDGVRQWLSFTQPLYVIGADELHEVPSALAAAEQAVAQGNWVVGMVSYDAGPAFDQAVRSARMRRVPLVSFGVFSAPQREDPPTQSGGYQVGPWVANRSQPAYLTTIRTIRELIGAGETYQVNHTVRLRSPFSGDPRGLFGDLVRAQQADHAAYLDLGDRAVCSVSPELFVSREGRQLTARPMKGTIGRHPDPLWDALAAEHLARSEKDLAENTMIVDMVRNDLSRIADLGSVKVSALHTVESYPTVHTMTSTVTAESDASVAEVFSALFPPASITGAPKVRTTEIIEALEGDGRGAYTGAIGVMAPGGDFEFNIAIRTVWVDLAQGRAEYGVGGGIVWDSDPDEEWREVEQKTRVLNRARPDFRLLETMRWDPTHGVDLRSLHLERLVASAQHFSFDLDLETVNHVLDEVAAEGPHRLRLLVAPDGAVELQVLDLPLTETEPWLVPFNTHPVLSENEYLFHKTTYRDVFTQAREQFPQAPDVVLWNERGELTETTTGNLVIEIDGRLVTPPISCGLLPGTFRAHLLAQGVISEAPILRTQVTAETKAWMINSVRRWVPVVFDFSSRSTESAKKSSRQS; the protein is encoded by the coding sequence ATGAGCCAAGCGGCCGTCCGGCAAGCGTTGTTGCAATACCCGCTTGACGGGGTACGGCAATGGTTGTCTTTTACCCAACCGCTTTATGTCATCGGAGCCGACGAACTCCACGAGGTTCCTTCAGCATTAGCAGCCGCTGAACAGGCCGTTGCTCAAGGTAATTGGGTGGTAGGCATGGTTTCTTACGATGCGGGGCCAGCCTTTGACCAAGCCGTTCGGTCTGCCCGAATGCGGCGGGTTCCGCTGGTTTCTTTTGGCGTTTTTTCTGCCCCACAACGGGAAGACCCACCTACCCAAAGTGGGGGCTACCAAGTTGGGCCATGGGTGGCCAATCGGTCTCAACCGGCCTACCTAACCACCATTCGTACTATCCGAGAGCTCATTGGGGCCGGAGAAACTTACCAAGTCAATCATACGGTGCGCTTACGGTCGCCTTTTTCTGGCGATCCGAGAGGGCTGTTCGGTGATCTGGTGCGTGCCCAACAAGCCGACCATGCGGCTTATCTGGACCTTGGTGACCGTGCGGTGTGTTCGGTTTCACCGGAACTCTTTGTTTCTAGAGAAGGGCGCCAACTCACCGCCCGGCCAATGAAAGGCACCATCGGCCGCCACCCTGATCCTCTTTGGGATGCCTTGGCCGCTGAACATTTGGCCCGTTCCGAAAAAGATCTAGCCGAAAACACCATGATTGTCGACATGGTGCGCAACGATTTGAGCCGCATCGCCGATCTTGGTTCCGTCAAGGTTTCAGCTTTGCACACCGTAGAGAGTTACCCCACCGTGCATACCATGACCTCAACGGTGACTGCCGAATCGGATGCTTCGGTAGCGGAGGTGTTTAGTGCTTTGTTTCCTCCGGCTTCTATTACCGGGGCACCAAAAGTACGCACCACGGAGATCATTGAGGCCCTCGAAGGCGACGGCCGAGGGGCCTACACCGGGGCTATCGGGGTTATGGCTCCTGGCGGTGACTTCGAGTTCAACATTGCCATCCGCACCGTATGGGTAGATCTCGCCCAAGGTCGAGCGGAGTATGGGGTAGGGGGTGGCATTGTCTGGGATTCCGACCCCGATGAAGAGTGGCGAGAGGTTGAACAAAAGACTCGTGTCCTGAACCGGGCCCGCCCTGATTTTCGCTTGTTAGAAACCATGCGCTGGGACCCCACTCATGGCGTTGATTTACGCTCGTTGCATCTTGAGCGTTTGGTTGCTTCAGCGCAACACTTTAGTTTTGACTTAGACCTTGAAACGGTCAACCATGTTTTAGATGAGGTGGCCGCTGAGGGGCCCCACCGTTTGCGTTTGCTGGTGGCTCCTGACGGGGCGGTCGAGCTTCAAGTTTTAGACCTTCCGTTGACTGAAACTGAGCCGTGGTTGGTGCCTTTTAACACCCATCCGGTGCTTAGCGAAAACGAATACCTTTTTCACAAAACCACTTATCGAGATGTATTTACTCAAGCCCGGGAACAGTTCCCTCAAGCCCCTGATGTGGTGCTTTGGAACGAGCGGGGAGAACTCACCGAAACCACGACCGGGAACTTAGTAATTGAGATTGACGGACGGTTGGTGACTCCCCCGATCTCTTGTGGGCTACTACCTGGCACTTTTCGAGCGCATTTGCTGGCCCAAGGGGTCATAAGTGAAGCTCCTATTTTACGTACTCAGGTGACCGCAGAGACAAAAGCATGGATGATTAACTCGGTACGCCGCTGGGTGCCGGTGGTCTTTGATTTTTCTTCTCGCTCTACAGAGAGCGCTAAAAAATCCTCTCGGCAAAGCTGA
- a CDS encoding electron transfer flavoprotein subunit alpha/FixB family protein — MTLLILCDHDRGILAEASLEALTFGRQLASTAGMACHAVVIGQGAQEASPQLAAYGAETIHVINHEILTDFGPEAWGEALTQLVRSVDVSAAMACGTDRGNEVMAQVAARLDVPFVANCLDVTPNSEQWEMTRVQWGGSLLEDATLETDGVKIVSVTHHSCEAAPAANPAAGAVAVFTPELESALARTVVTDRVVLTQGITLATAPVVVGGGRGVGSADAFVPLEELAAALGGVVGCSRAVTNNGWRPHSDQVGQTGTRIAPQIYIANGISGAIQHWVGAMAAKNILAINTDAEANMVTKAGHAVIGDLHKVIPAILEEIERRKG; from the coding sequence ATGACCCTGTTAATTCTTTGCGATCACGATCGCGGCATCTTGGCCGAGGCCTCACTAGAGGCCCTGACTTTTGGGCGTCAGTTGGCTTCCACCGCCGGTATGGCCTGCCACGCCGTAGTCATAGGCCAAGGAGCGCAAGAAGCCAGCCCACAGTTGGCGGCCTACGGTGCCGAAACCATACACGTGATTAACCACGAGATCTTGACCGACTTCGGCCCTGAAGCTTGGGGCGAAGCGCTCACTCAATTGGTTCGATCCGTCGATGTTTCCGCAGCGATGGCTTGCGGCACCGACCGAGGCAACGAGGTAATGGCCCAGGTAGCCGCCCGCTTAGACGTACCTTTCGTCGCCAACTGTCTAGACGTAACCCCGAACTCTGAGCAATGGGAAATGACTCGTGTGCAGTGGGGTGGCTCGTTGCTTGAAGACGCCACCTTGGAAACCGACGGCGTCAAAATTGTTTCGGTGACCCATCACAGTTGTGAAGCCGCCCCGGCCGCCAATCCTGCTGCTGGGGCCGTGGCCGTGTTCACACCTGAACTAGAGAGCGCTCTGGCTCGCACCGTGGTAACCGACCGGGTGGTACTCACCCAAGGAATTACTTTGGCCACCGCCCCGGTAGTGGTAGGTGGCGGTCGCGGGGTGGGCTCTGCCGACGCTTTCGTACCCCTTGAAGAATTGGCCGCAGCATTAGGTGGGGTTGTGGGCTGCTCAAGAGCGGTTACCAACAACGGTTGGCGCCCTCACTCTGACCAAGTTGGACAAACCGGTACCCGAATTGCCCCGCAAATTTATATCGCTAACGGTATTTCAGGCGCCATCCAGCATTGGGTGGGCGCCATGGCGGCCAAAAACATTTTGGCTATCAATACCGACGCCGAAGCCAATATGGTGACCAAAGCCGGTCACGCGGTAATCGGCGATCTGCATAAAGTAATACCAGCAATATTAGAAGAAATCGAACGCCGCAAAGGTTAA
- a CDS encoding hydroxyacid dehydrogenase — protein sequence MKILFADALPESYVDALRQRGDDCLVNTDLGPNELFGALDGMDILIVRSTEVTAAAIESANQLGLIVRAGAGTNTIDCQAAADAGVYVCNVPGTNSVAVAELTMGLLVAIDRHIAQATADLRNGQWNKKTYSKADGLLGKTMGIIGLGEIGLAVAERARSFGITVVAERKTNRSAGVEMRIRSLGIRLVDDLSALLDESDIVSLHVPGGQATQGLVDADFLGRMKDDAILLNTSRGEVVDEEALLHALETTGLRAGLDVFCNEPGSSTGSFASAVAAHPKVTGTHHIGASTQQAQDATSAGTIDVIEAYRSGELMNCVNMADARVGTYTITIRHFDQVGVLAEALRVLRNARVNVQTMQNKVFLGSNAAVALIDVGGEITDEISQELNELDNVIQVQIRKR from the coding sequence ATGAAAATTCTTTTCGCAGACGCTCTTCCAGAATCTTACGTTGATGCCCTCCGGCAAAGGGGGGACGATTGCTTGGTTAACACAGATCTCGGCCCCAACGAGCTTTTTGGAGCACTCGATGGGATGGATATTTTGATCGTCCGCAGTACCGAAGTCACGGCGGCCGCCATAGAAAGCGCCAACCAGTTGGGGCTTATTGTGCGGGCCGGTGCGGGCACCAACACCATTGATTGCCAAGCGGCTGCCGATGCCGGGGTGTATGTCTGCAACGTGCCGGGAACCAACTCGGTGGCCGTAGCAGAACTCACCATGGGGTTGCTGGTAGCCATTGATCGTCATATTGCCCAAGCCACCGCCGATCTCCGCAACGGTCAGTGGAACAAAAAAACTTACAGTAAAGCCGACGGCTTGCTCGGCAAAACGATGGGTATTATCGGTCTCGGGGAAATCGGCTTGGCGGTGGCCGAACGGGCCCGATCCTTTGGCATCACCGTGGTAGCGGAACGAAAAACCAACCGATCTGCCGGCGTGGAAATGCGCATCCGCTCTCTGGGCATCCGGTTAGTTGACGACCTCTCTGCGTTGCTTGACGAATCTGACATTGTTTCGCTCCATGTCCCCGGAGGGCAAGCCACCCAAGGGTTGGTCGACGCCGACTTTTTGGGCCGCATGAAAGACGACGCTATTTTGCTCAACACCAGCCGAGGAGAGGTCGTGGATGAAGAAGCTCTACTTCATGCGCTAGAAACCACTGGTTTGCGCGCTGGTCTCGACGTCTTCTGCAACGAACCGGGTTCAAGTACCGGCTCCTTTGCTTCGGCGGTTGCTGCTCATCCCAAGGTGACCGGCACCCACCATATTGGTGCCTCTACTCAACAAGCTCAAGATGCCACATCGGCGGGAACCATTGACGTTATTGAGGCTTACCGCAGTGGTGAACTCATGAACTGCGTCAACATGGCTGATGCCCGGGTTGGTACTTACACCATCACCATTCGCCACTTCGACCAGGTCGGCGTACTCGCCGAAGCTTTACGGGTGCTTCGAAACGCCCGGGTAAACGTACAAACTATGCAAAATAAGGTGTTCCTTGGTTCGAACGCTGCGGTGGCTTTAATAGATGTGGGCGGTGAAATTACCGACGAAATTTCCCAAGAACTCAACGAACTTGACAACGTTATTCAAGTTCAGATTCGCAAGCGATAA